The DNA sequence GTGAAAACGCACCTGCCTGGTCCTCCTGAGGGGGAATTTGCGGGGCAATCCTTAAAGTTTGTGCGGGATGGGGGAAATTGGGTGGCTTTTGTGGGAGTGCATGTTTTGACCAGTCCTGGGAAACATTTTCTTCGGGTGTGCTTGCCCTCAGGGCTGTGCCAGACCAGCGAATTACCTGTGGTCCAAAAGGTTTATCCGGTGGAGAGAATTCGCTTTCCGGCGGAAAAACTGGCCCTTATCAGGCCCGAAATAGTTAAAGAGGAGAGGGAAATAGTTTCCCGGGCATACTCCAAATTTTCTAGAAAACCATTGTGGTTTTTCCCTTTTTCCCCGCCTCTTAAAGGGGAACTGCAGATAACCTCCCATTTTGGCACCTTGAGAGCTTATGGTTCTTCACCTCCTTCAGATTTCCACGCTGGGGTTGATTTCAGAGCTGAAGAGGGGACACTGGTCTACGCCCCGGCGCCCGGGAGGGCAGTCCTGGCCAGGGAACTTATTTTAAGGGGCAGGATGGTCATACTGGACCATGGGGCTGGGGTGATGAGTGGCTTTTTGCACCTTTCGGAGATAGCTATAAGGGAGGGGCAGGAAGTGAGGAGGGGTGAAATAATAGGGAAAGTGGGGAACACTGGTCTCTCCACAGCCCCACACCTTCACTGGGAAGTGCGGGTGAATGGCGTAGCGGTGAACCCCCTCACATGGTTTAGAGAAAGCTTCAGGCCGACCTGTTCTCCTTCAATTCTAAACAAAGCCTTATACCGGCGGGCTTTTTTGCATTAACCCTGGGGCTCTGCAAATCACACCTTGCGCCCCAACTCCACCTCTGTAAACTCCCAGCCCTATATCAGGGTATAGTGCAATCGCGGCTCTTCCCCTTCCGCTCAATCCCACTATGGTGCGAT is a window from the Anaerolineae bacterium genome containing:
- a CDS encoding M23 family metallopeptidase, with translation MSWLLKSLSLLVAIAVSFGAGPALSVEVIPLPLVPGETALVTVKTHLPGPPEGEFAGQSLKFVRDGGNWVAFVGVHVLTSPGKHFLRVCLPSGLCQTSELPVVQKVYPVERIRFPAEKLALIRPEIVKEEREIVSRAYSKFSRKPLWFFPFSPPLKGELQITSHFGTLRAYGSSPPSDFHAGVDFRAEEGTLVYAPAPGRAVLARELILRGRMVILDHGAGVMSGFLHLSEIAIREGQEVRRGEIIGKVGNTGLSTAPHLHWEVRVNGVAVNPLTWFRESFRPTCSPSILNKALYRRAFLH